The Streptomyces sp. NBC_00659 genomic interval ACCTCGGTGATGTTGAGCTCCAGGCGGCAGCCCTCGCAGCGGCGCTGGTAGAGCCGGGCGGCGCCGACGCCACCCTGCTGGTCACGCAGCTTGGTGTACAGCTTGAGGAGATCGGCGGGCACCGAGGCCGAGATGACCTCGCGCTCCTTGGTGACCGAGGCCGTCTCGCCGTCGAACTGCTCGAAGGCGGCGTCCCGGCGCGCGGTCGCGTCGTCGATCTTCGCCTGGACGGAGGAGACCCGCTCGGTCAGCTCGGCGACCCGCTCCTGGGCGGACTCGCGGCGCTCCATGACCTCGAGGACGACGTCCTCCAGGTCGCCCTGGCGCTTGGCGAGGGAGACGATCTCGCGCTGGAGGTTCTCCAGGTCCTTGGGGGAGGTGACGGCACCCGAGTCGAGGCGCTGCTGGTCGCGGACGGCGCGCTGACGCACCTGGTCGACGTCCTGCTCGGCCTTGGTCTGCTCGCGGGCGCAGTCGCTCTCCTCGGTCTGCGCGGCGACGAACAGGTCGCGCAGCTGGGTGAGGTCCTTGTTCAGCGACTCGATCTCGGCGTGCTCGGGCAGCGACCTCCGCTTGTGCGCGAGCTGCTGAAGGCGGGCGTCGAGTGCCTGGACGTCGAGAAGTCGGATCTGGTCGGCGGGCTCGGCGTTCAGTTGGGGGCTCCTGATGTGTCGGTGTGTGAGGCCGCGTGAGCGGTCCAGGGGTCGGTGACCGTCCGGGAGACGTGGACGCGCAGTCCCCATCCCTTCCGGTCGGAGATCTCGTCGAGCTGGGCTGCTGCCAGCTCGCACCAGGGCCACTCGGTGGCCCAGTGCGCCGCGTCGAGCAGCGCGAGAGGACTGTGGGCGCGGGCCTCCGACACCGGGTGGTGCCGCAGGTCCGCGGTGAGGAACGCGTCCACGCCCGCGGCGCGAACGTCGTCGAAGAGGCTGTCCCCGGAGCCGCCGCTGACCGCGACGGTCCGCACCAGCGCCTCGGGGTCGCCCGCGACGCGGACGCCCTGCGCGGTCGCGGGCAGCCGCTCGGCGGCCCGGGCGGCGAGCTCGCGCACGGTGAGCGGATGGTCCAGCTCGCAGACCCGGCCGAGGCCACGGCGTCCCTCGGGGTCGGTCGCGTCGGGCACGAGGGGCCGTACGACCCGCAGGTCCAGGGCCCCGGCCAGCGCGTCGCTGACTCCCGGGTCGGCACGGTCGGCGTTGGTGTGGGCGACGTGCAGCGCGATGTCGTTCTTGATCAGCGTGTGCACG includes:
- a CDS encoding zinc ribbon domain-containing protein produces the protein MNAEPADQIRLLDVQALDARLQQLAHKRRSLPEHAEIESLNKDLTQLRDLFVAAQTEESDCAREQTKAEQDVDQVRQRAVRDQQRLDSGAVTSPKDLENLQREIVSLAKRQGDLEDVVLEVMERRESAQERVAELTERVSSVQAKIDDATARRDAAFEQFDGETASVTKEREVISASVPADLLKLYTKLRDQQGGVGAARLYQRRCEGCRLELNITEVNDVKAASPDTVLRCENCHRILVRTSESGL
- a CDS encoding Nif3-like dinuclear metal center hexameric protein, with the protein product MPRLSEVIAALDALWPPERAEGWDAVGTVCGDPDQDVTRVLFAVDPVQDIVDEAVKLDADLLVTHHPLYLRGTTTVAADTFKGRVVHTLIKNDIALHVAHTNADRADPGVSDALAGALDLRVVRPLVPDATDPEGRRGLGRVCELDHPLTVRELAARAAERLPATAQGVRVAGDPEALVRTVAVSGGSGDSLFDDVRAAGVDAFLTADLRHHPVSEARAHSPLALLDAAHWATEWPWCELAAAQLDEISDRKGWGLRVHVSRTVTDPWTAHAASHTDTSGAPN